The Salmo salar chromosome ssa06, Ssal_v3.1, whole genome shotgun sequence sequence gtaTAACCAGTGGAGCAGCTTCCAACGTACAGATCTGGATCCAGGATGTACATGCCAGGCAGTGTCCGAGAAAGGCCAGAAAAATTGCCGTCCGGCAGACAGTACCGGTCCATCAAGGCTCAGACCAacagactcctaaacagcttctgtCCCTTGGCCATAAGACTGTCAATGGTTAACAACTACTTATCCCCCTttgtattagatgtattactaccactacactgctgttCATGGATTACTGATTTCCATTCATATCCATTTATCCAGCTCCCTATCTTATTTCTCATGTTGTTTTCTATTTAATTTCTTATTAGATATACTATTTTGATATTGAATACTGCACTGTAGGATAAGGCTAGCAAGCTAAGCATTTCTCTGTGCTTGAGCATATGACCACAAAAAACTTGAACATTGAAGGGTGCAGTAAGTGCCAAATGGAGGGTCAGGGAACGAATCAGGACTGGCTGAGACACTCACCATTCACCACCAGCAAAACAGCTCCTTCCCCCTCAGTCTTCTCATTCTTGGGTGACTTataaacactatacacacaccagtaGGCCCCAGAGTCCTCTATGGTCAGGTTTGTGATGGTGATGTCCATTTTGTTCAGTTTTCCATTAGTCATCAATCTGAGTTTGAACCTCTCATGGAGGGTTAATTTTTCTCTTGCCTGGTAAAAGTAGAGGACTTCAATCTCTTTTGTCCGGCGCATGTACACACTCAGGTTTTCTTGGTCTGGCAGAGAGGTGCTGCAGTGGATGGTCATAGTGTCTCCCTCCTGCTTTCGGACCAGCAGTCCCTTGCTCCCTTTCATGAGCAGATGGGAGAATGGAAGAAAAACACAACATATATGTCAGATGTTTTGTTTTAAGGATAAACCAATACCAACCAGTTAAGGAGATCTTCACTACCCAAAACTAGTTTCACACAAGTCTAGGTCTATTTTTGGATTATGAATACAAGGAACCATATACTACTCTCATTTGAATATTACGCTTGATAAGTAAATGACTTGAAAACAGCATCTTATGATATTGCAACTCTAGATTGCAGTGGACTCTATAGATTACAGTGGACTCTAGATTACAGTGGACTCCTGGAAAAGGCAATGGCTTGGGACTGTTGTGCCAGATATGCAGTTATCAGGAGCAAGCTATTAAAAATCATGTAATTGAAATGTGACTGGAAAACTGTATTGTACTTATTCAAAGTGCACTTATCAGGAGTCGACTCTAcataatatattttaaatgtaaaaTTGACTAgattaaatgttaaataaaaaaacaccccTTTCCATGAACTCAAAAGGATGTCCACCTCCCAATAGAAAACTAAAATCAACACCACTCACCTTTCTCAGCCAGAGTGCAGCaaaggagacagaggaagattgcACAACACAGACAGAGTGCAGACATCGTGCTAAAACAACAAGAGCTTCACATCACAACTAACTGAGCCTTCAAATAACAGGAAATATACAGTGTGTCTATAGCACAGTGGTGTCTGCTCTAGAACCTCTCCACCAATAGGACTACAAGGTAGGCCTACTTTACTGCTAGGTTCTGAACAAACAGAGTATAATCTCTCCACCAATTGGAAAACGAGGAGGGCCTACTAAACCAAGAAATGACGTCGTAACATACAGAGAATCAAGACCTGAAGTTATTTCAGTTGCAATTGTGGATGTCAGTGTGTGAAAGAGTCATAGGTTAGGGATAAATGAGgttaaaaaacaaaacacaattaTTTTCTGAGCATTCATTTGTGGGTTTGTCATTCAAAGACAGTCACTTCAAGTACAACTGGAATAGTATGCTACAACAACCACGCCATCAACTTTTCAAAGTTAGTTCACACTGTTGTGACCCTTTATTAGTGAGACTATAGGCAGGTAAATATAACAAACCAGAGTGTTTGACAATAATGACTTCTAACTCTATTGATGCTTTCTATGTGCAACCTGGGATCAGGTGATGTGTGTAACACTAGACTCCCTACTCCCAgaatgtttcactacataacatatccTCTAGTCCCAGACATGAGaggtgaatggttcactacataacatatccTCTAGTCCCAGACATGAGaggtgaatggttcactacataaGATATCCTCTAGTCCCAGACATGAGaggtgaatggttcactacataacatatccTCTAATCCCAGACATGAGAGGTGAATGGTTCACTAGATAcactggtggaaaaagtacccaactgtcaaacttgagtaaaagtaaagataccttaatagaaaatgactcatgtaacagtaaagtcacccagtaaagtactacttgagtaaaagtctaaaagtatttggtgtaaaatatacttaagtatgaaaagtaaaagtataaatcatttcaaattccttatattaagcaaaccagatggcaccattttcttgtttttttaatttacggaaagccagggatacactccaacactcagacataacttACAAATAAAGcagttgtgtttagtgagtccgccagatcagaggtagtagggatgaccagggatgttcggttgataagtgtgtgaatttgacaattttccagtcctgctaagcatacaaaatgtaacaagtacttttgggtgttaaggaaaatgtatggagtaaaaagtacaatattttattaaggaatgtagtgaagtaaaagtagtcaaaaatataaatagtaaagcaaAGTACAggtacccccaaaaactacttaagtagcactttaaagtatttttatttaagtacGACTGGTAGGGAACAATTCACCCTTTTCATGTCTGGGACTAGAGGATATGTTATgtagtcagtggtgtaaagtacttaaataaaaatactttaaagcactacttaagtagttatttttaggtatttgtactttactatttatattttgtattacttttacttcactacattcctaaagaaaataatgtacattttactccatacattttccctgacacccaaaagtacttaaatcgtgctgtctggtttgcttaatataaggaatgtgaaattatttatattttCGCAATTACATTTACCTTTGATAAATAAGTATACTTAAAaccaaccaaatacttttagacttttactcaaatagtattttactaGTTGGTTTTCACCttgacttgagtcattttctattaaggtatctttacttttactcaagtatgacatttgggtATTTGTTCCACCACtgttcactacataacatatccTCTACTCCCAGACATAGAGGTGAATGGTTCACCACATAATATATCCTCTACTCCCAGACATAGAGGTGAATGGTTCACCACATAATATATCCTCTACTCCCAGACATAGAGGTGAATGGTTCACCACATAACATATCCTCTACTCCCAGACATAGAGGTGAATGGTTCACCACATAACATATCCTCTAGTCCCAGACATAGAGGTGAATGGTTCACCACATAACATATCCTCACCACAACATATTTAACAGCAAATTATATAACATTACATCTCCCTTAGAAAGACACCCTGTGGAGGaagtgtgtatacacacacctgATTCAATAATTATGGTCTAAATTAAAGACCATGGTCAATTGCTTGTTGAATCAGGTTAGAGTGGGTCTGGTCAGCTGCTTATTGAGTCAGGTGAGAGTGGGTCTGGTCAGCTGCTTATTGAGTCAGGTGAGAGTGGGTCTGGTCAGCTGCTTATTGAGTCAGGTGAGAGTGGGTCTGGTCAGCTGCTTATTGAATCAGGTTAGAGTGGGTCTGGTCAGCTGGTTATTGAATCAGGTGAGAGTGGGTCTGGTCAGCTGCTTATTGAATCAGGTTAGAGTGGGTCTGGTCAGCTGCTTATTGAATCAGGTTAGAGTGGGTCTGGTCAGCTGCTTATTAAATCAGGTGAGAGTGGGTCTGGTCTGCTGCTTCTTGAATCAGGTTAGAGTGGGTCTGGTCAGCTGCTTATTGAGTCAGGTGAGAGTGGGTCTGGTCAGCTGCTTATTGAGTCAGGTGAGAGTGGGTCTGGTCAGCTGCTTATTGAATCAGGTTAGAGTGGGTCTGGTCAGTTGGTTATTGAATCAGGTGAGAGTGGGTCTGGTCAGCTGCTTATTGAATCAGGTGAGAGTGGGTCTGGAACTAAAGCCAGTGCACACAGCACCTACTGTTGGTAAACCTCAAGTCAGGGTGTGAGAACAACGCTCTCTAGTGGGAGGAGAGGTGTCTGCATAAAGCCAACAATTTGGGTATTTTTGAGGGCTAGGCCTCAGAGAGCTGGTAACACAAAAGGAAACATTTCTGGGCCAAACACTGGAGGTAAACCTGATACAGAAAATATCCTATTAGAAAACAGTTCATCACTGATATCAAGTCAGGTCTCATACATAAAAGTTGTATTTTGAAATACTGTATATGGTGGTACATTCAAAATGCATTtctatattttttgtaatgtATGTTCATGAAATATATTAATAAAATATTGATTTACATATTGTACATCTGCACAGTATGTAACATATAGCAACTGTAAATGATGatagaacatacagtatattaaatGAATGTGAACATCAAGACATGAAGTAGAGATGGATACGTTTTTCAATAAAGTCTGAAATATTCATGTGTGTATATGGTCCCTCTGGGCAAATGGCCTGTGAGACAAAATGAAAAATAGTGCTGCAACTTCAGCCATTTGCTATGTAACTGTAAAAATCTCATTTTATGAAATCAATTAAAGGATTCATACCTCAGTAGGTTAGAGTTCCAGGCCCAAATTTCTGTCATCTGTGCCATGAGGGTGGAGTGTTGGGCAGGGAACTGTCAAGGGAGCTGGCTTGGTGGTGTTGAGGTGGTCCCATCAGAGTAGAGCATCCTGGGATATTTTTCCCATAGACCTGCTGTTAGACTAGAGGAAAGATGTTAGCAGGCaggagatcaccagagaaagccATGATTGGCTGGCACAGTATTTGAATTAAACCATATTCACCTGCTTTCCTGAGTAAGGATTCACCCCTTTGGGAAGACCCAAAGTTCCCCAGATACATTCCCATCGGGGGAGGAGGCGGTACAGGCTTGTTCTGTAAACCACCACATCAACAAATTCTCCAAATGATTAGTACCATTCTCACAGTTAAAATACAATGATCAGCCACTATTTTTAACTGACATGATTTAAAGTGAATACCTCAGCCTTGGGGTCAGTTTTGTGTCTACATAGAATATTTAAACAGGTTCCTTACAGAGTTGTCTTTCTCATCAGATAGATgaatctcctttcctctcctgaaGATCCAGCTGAGCCATCCTCCACTGTTCTGAAGCGCTACAGCAGGGGTCTCAGGCTCAGCCCCCGGCCGGCTGCCAGTCTGGCTCTGAGGGTTGGCCTCGGTGATGGTCATTATGGAACGATCCACCACATCTACTCCGGATATCTGTGACAAGTGGGAGAAGTCAGTCCACTCCACTCATGTCACCATACAGAACAACCACTAAATAcatttatgtatttttatttaacctttctttaactaggcaagtcagttaagaacaaattcttatttacaatgacggcctataccggccaaacccagacggcactgggccaattgtgctttgccctatgggactcccaatcacggccggttgtgatacagcctagattcgaaccagggtgtctgtagtgacgcctctagtactgagatgcagtgccttagaccgctgcaccactcgggagtagCAATTTCATTACTCATAAAATAAACCCTTTCTTACCCTTTCTCTTGCAGTAGAAA is a genomic window containing:
- the LOC106606635 gene encoding uncharacterized protein isoform X1 → MQCSNTISNPPHGGTIVEWWSEYHMWRFLLQEKGSCCFSTMSALCLCCAIFLCLLCCTLAEKGSKGLLVRKQEGDTMTIHCSTSLPDQENLSVYMRRTKEIEVLYFYQAREKLTLHERFKLRLMTNGKLNKMDITITNLTIEDSGAYWCVYSVYKSPKNEKTEGEGAVLLVVNDEECDQNDSSSVLGMSWYLVLVSAVTAGFVLLLSLLILFIWVIPRLKAWRATIRPTQVRTNDVYEDMRTTIRHAHPTQMGY
- the LOC106606635 gene encoding uncharacterized protein isoform X2 translates to MQCSNTISNPPHGGTIVEWWSEYHMWRFLLQEKGTMSALCLCCAIFLCLLCCTLAEKGSKGLLVRKQEGDTMTIHCSTSLPDQENLSVYMRRTKEIEVLYFYQAREKLTLHERFKLRLMTNGKLNKMDITITNLTIEDSGAYWCVYSVYKSPKNEKTEGEGAVLLVVNDEECDQNDSSSVLGMSWYLVLVSAVTAGFVLLLSLLILFIWVIPRLKAWRATIRPTQVRTNDVYEDMRTTIRHAHPTQMGY